The nucleotide window TCAGCGTGGTGTACACGATGATGGGTCCGAGGATGTTGGGGATCATGTGGCGAAAAATGATGCGCGGGGTGCTCAGCCCGAGCGAACGGGCGGCCTCGATGTAATCCATGCGTTTGATTGACATGATTTGGCCGCGCACGATGCGCGCCATGGTGAGCCATTCGACCGCGCCGATGGCGACGAAGAGCAGCAGCAGGTTGCGCCCAAAAAACACCATCAGCAGGATCACAAAAATTGTGAAGGGCAGGGCGTAAAGGATGTCGACGATGCGCATCATCACGCGGTCGGTTTTGCCCCCTGCGTAGCCGGAAATCGCCCCGTAAACCACCCCGATGGTGAGGGCGACAAAGGTGGCAACCAAGCCCACCATGAGCGAGATGCGCCCGCCGAAAAGCAGGCGGGTGAGCAGGTCGCGCCCGAGTTGGTCGGTGCCCAACCAGTGCTGAAACGAGGGCGGCGAAAAGGTGTTGTAGAGATCGGTTTGCTCGTAGCCGTAGGGGCTGAACCACGGGCCGATGACGCAGAGTAGCGAGAGCGTTATAAGGACGGCGCCGCCGAACACAGCGAGGTGGTTGCGGCGCAGGCGTTGCCAGGCATCGCGCCAGGGCGACACGCCGCGTTCAGGCGCTGCGGACGGAGGCGCGGAGGCGGCGGGGGACGCGGAAGGTTTTTGGACGACGGGGGCGGACATGGTGGGTGGGCGTGGCTTACTCGAATTTGAGTTTGGGGTTGAGCCACACCTGCACCACGTCGACGACGAGGTTCAGGCCGATGATGAGCACGGCGTAGAGGATAACGGTGCCGAGCACCAAGGTGTAGTCGCGGTTAAAGGCGCTATTAACAAATTCACGACCGAGCCCAGGGATTTGGAAAATCGTCTCGATGACAAATGAACCGGTGAGGATACCGGCGATTGCCGGCCCGAGGAACGACACGACTGGCAGCAGGCCGCCGCGCAGGGCGTGGCGGAAGATGATGCGGGCCTCGGAAGCGCCCTTGGCTCGGGCGGTGCGAATGTAATCCTGGTGAAGGACTTCCAACATGCCGCCGCGGGTCAGGCGGGCGATGGAGGCGGCGTAGACAATGCCGAGGGTAAGCGAGGGCAGAATACGGTCGGGCCACTCGTACCAGCCGGAGGCGCTAAACCAGCCGAGTTTTATGGCGAAAATCAGCACCAGAACCGGCCCGAGCACAAAGGTGGGCACACAGATGCCGACCATGGAAAAGGTGGAGGTGAAGTAATCGATCTTGGTGTTGCGGTTCACGGCCGCGACGACTCCGGCGGTTAAGCCCAGGATGAGGGCGATTAACAGGGCAAGTGAGCCGAGTTGGAGGGACGCGGGGAGTTTGTCGGCGATGATCTCGTTGACGGTGCGGCTGGCGTATTTGGTCGAGCGGCCGAGGTCGCCGTGGAGAACCACCGCTTTGAGGTAGTTAATATACTGCTGGTGCAGCGGTAGGTTGAGGCCGTAGTAGGCTTCGAGATTGGCGCGGATTTCCGGGGTGGTGGCTTTCTCGCTATCAAAGGGGCCACCGGGCACGAACCGCACCATAAAAAAGGTGGCCGTGACGATGATAAGGAGGACGGGGATCGTCTCCAGAAGACGGCGGGCGATGAAGCGAAACATGGTAAACTTTTGGGAATGGCGGAACGGCGGGTTAAAGCCAGTGAATCCTTTGTTCCACTCGAATTGTCGGATCGAACTGAGGCAGTTTGGCCGCGAAAGAACGCAAGGAGCGCAAAGAACAAACCCTGTATTTCTATGCGTTCTCTGCGTTCTTTCGCGGCTAAAAGGCTCTAAGTTTTCCGTTGATTTTAGAGGGCCGGCAGATGCGACAACTCAAATGTTACTGGCTGCTTAGATGTAGAGGTAAACGTAAAGGGCGAAGACGATCGCGATCAGGCCTGCGCCTGCGGCGAGGCTCCAGAGCAGGTTGCGCTGCTTGGCGGCCATCGCGAGGGTGCTGATAATCACACCCATTTGGGCGGCCAACATGCCGAAGAAAAAGCGCTTGCTGCGCTGGTGGTGGCGCTCCGCAGCGACATTGCTTTTTTGCACTTGCAGCTCGTACAGGCGGGCAAGGGTGGAGTTGAGCTGGGCTTCGTTATCGTAGCGGCTGGCGTTGAACCGCAGTCGCGCCACGGCGGGGGCGGTTTTCGCGATCTGTTTGATCAACGGGGAGGTGACCGCGTCGTAGGCG belongs to Opitutus sp. and includes:
- a CDS encoding ABC transporter permease, with product MSAPVVQKPSASPAASAPPSAAPERGVSPWRDAWQRLRRNHLAVFGGAVLITLSLLCVIGPWFSPYGYEQTDLYNTFSPPSFQHWLGTDQLGRDLLTRLLFGGRISLMVGLVATFVALTIGVVYGAISGYAGGKTDRVMMRIVDILYALPFTIFVILLMVFFGRNLLLLFVAIGAVEWLTMARIVRGQIMSIKRMDYIEAARSLGLSTPRIIFRHMIPNILGPIIVYTTLTIPGVMLLEAFLSFLGLGVQPPMSSWGVLIKDGAERMEEYPWMLIFPGTIFSLTLFSLNFLGDGLRDALDVRAAKD
- a CDS encoding ABC transporter permease subunit, which gives rise to MFRFIARRLLETIPVLLIIVTATFFMVRFVPGGPFDSEKATTPEIRANLEAYYGLNLPLHQQYINYLKAVVLHGDLGRSTKYASRTVNEIIADKLPASLQLGSLALLIALILGLTAGVVAAVNRNTKIDYFTSTFSMVGICVPTFVLGPVLVLIFAIKLGWFSASGWYEWPDRILPSLTLGIVYAASIARLTRGGMLEVLHQDYIRTARAKGASEARIIFRHALRGGLLPVVSFLGPAIAGILTGSFVIETIFQIPGLGREFVNSAFNRDYTLVLGTVILYAVLIIGLNLVVDVVQVWLNPKLKFE